The stretch of DNA GCTTTCGCCGCAGGACTAGGCGGCGCGGCTTTTTTCTCTTCGGGTTTGGCGGGCGCGGTTTTCTTTACAGTTGGCGGATGGGACTTGACGCCATGATCGCGTCCGGTAAATACGTTGAGGAACGACGAGGTATTGATCAGTTCCCAATTGACCGGCTCGTGATTTTTGTACATATCTTCGCGCCACGCTTTAGGCATCGGCGCGGTCTTGGAGCGATAGTACGCGCGATACCACACACACCAGCGTTCGGGGTATACTTCGCAGTGACCGTTCGCGCGCACGCCGCCGCACGGACCATTGCGCGAAGTTTTGGGGCACCGCATCGGACAAGTATAGCCGTTTTCGTGCAAGAGGCATTGACCGCAAGACTGGCAACCGAACAAGGTCTTTTTGATAACGGCTTCGGGGGGAAGCATGACTTGGCTGAGGAAATTCTCAAAGCGCGGATGAGTGTTGATGTACTCGCGCGCCCACGCGATTGGACCGAACTCGTACCATTTCATCGGGACATGCCCTCCTTCAGGTGGCTAGCTAAATTATCCTGACAAGGAGTCTAATTCACGTTGCCTGCAAGTCAAAAATGGGTCAAAAAACGTAGAGACGTTCCGGCGGAACGTCTCTACGTTTTCTACATCAACCCAAACGCGTGTTTCGCGCCGCGTAAGGTGTTCTTCATCAGCATCGCGATCGTCATCGGTCCGACGCCGCCCGGCACCGGTGTGATTGCAGCCGCGATTTCTTTCACCGCGTCGAAATCCACATCGCCGACGAGTTTTTGCTTCGGCTTACCGGTCTTTTCGCTGATCGCCGGCGTGCCATCCGGGTTCAACACCGGAATGCCGTTCACGCCAACATCAATGACATACGCGCCGGGCTTGACCATGTCTGCCGTCACGAATTTCGGCTTGCCGATTGCTGCGACGACGATATCCGCCTCGCGCACAACCGCCGCAATGTCTTTCGTGCGACTGTGGCAAATCGTAACCGTCGCATCGCGTCCAAGCAACAACAACGACGCGGGCAACCCAACGATGTTCGAGCGACCCAGAACGACCGCGCGGCTGCCGCTGATTTTCGCGCCGATGCGGTCGAGCAGTTCGATCACGCCAGCCGGTGTGCAGGGTGCGAACAACGGTTCGCGGTTCTTCATTCCCAGTTTGCCGACGTTGATCGGATGGAAACCGTCCACGTCCTTGTCAATGTTCACGGCGCTGAGAATGATTTCTTCGTTGATGTGCTTTGGCAAAGGCAACTGAACGAGGATGCCATGCACCTTTGGATCCGCGCTCAACTGGTTCACGAGCGCGAGCAGTTCATCTTGCGTGATATTTTCCGGCAATTCGTTGTGATAAGATTCGATGCCGAGTTCCGCGCACGCCTGGCGTTTTGACGTAACGTAACTCACGCTGTCCGGGCGCGCGCCCACCAACACCGTTGCTAGTCCGGGCACGAGTCCTTGCGCGCGCAACTGGGCGACTTGTTCCTTGACCTCGTTCCGCACTGCGGCGGCAACGGCTTTTCCGTCAATGATTTGTGCGGTCATTCTTCTCCTCTGGTATAGTATTCAGTGTTCTGTGTTCAGTATTCAGTGGATTACTGAATACTGAACACTGTTTACTGAATACTGTTCATTGTTTACTGATTTAACAGATACTCGTACGCGCTCAACGCGGCTTTCGCACCTTCGCCGATCGCGATCAACACTTGTTCGATATACACGTCGGTGACATCACCGGCGGCGAACACGCCGGGTTTCGTGGTCGCGCACTTGTTGTTCACGGCAATGCGACCCTCGGCGTCCACGATCCCGAAATCCGCGACGACTTCGGAATTGGGCGTCAAGCCCATCTCGATGAACAACCCGTCTACTTTGACTTCCTGCGACGCGCCTTGTTGCGCGATGACGACGCTCTCGACGAACTCGTCGCCGCGCACTTCTTTCAACTGCGCGTCGTCGTAGAATTTGACTTTAGGATTCGCGCGCAATTTCTTGCCAAGTGCGAGATCGCTCGCGCCCTTGTCCGGCAAAATCACGTGCACCGCTTTGGCGACTTCGGCGAGTTCCGCCGCCGAGTGAATCGCGCGTTCGCTGCTGCCGTACAGCGCCGCTTGCTTTTCGATGAGTACTTGCGCGTGACTAATCGCGGAGTAAGACAAACCGCGTCCCATCAAACGCTTTTCGCCCGGCACGTCGAGCCGCCGTGGGCGCGCGCCGGTCGCGACGATGACCGCACGCGCTTCATACGTACTGCCTTGCGCGATTACCGAATAGCCATTGCCCTTGGGCACGACTTTGGTCGCGCGATCCGCCTTGTGCGCGAACTGCAAGTACTCCAACTGCCGTTTGAATTTCTCGACCACTTCCAAGCCCGAGATGATCTCGTGCCCTTCCAATCCTTTGAGTTGCAACCGATACGCCGTTTTGCCGCCGAGGTCTTCGCTGATGACGAGCGTTTCGATGCGTTTGTGCAAAGCATACACTGCCGCGGTCAAACCCGCAGGTCCGCCGCCGAGAATGATCAGGTCGTACATACGATTCTCCTTTTGACCTCTCCTCTCACCCCCTGCCCCCTCTCCCCTCCCCTCTAGCCACGCCGTTAAGGACGTGGCTAGAGGGGAGGGGAGAGGGGGTTGGGGAAGTGGGGTGAGGCGCATTTCAATTTCTGATCGAGTTGGCGAGCCGAACCTTAGCGCGCGCCTTTTTTCACCTTGCGTGCTGGTTTTTTCTTGGCTGACTTTTTGGCTGGCGGTTTCGCGGCAGTCGCTTTCTTCATCACCGCGACGATTTTTTTACTGGGCTTGGGCGCTTGGCTACCCTTAGGTAACTCGATGTAGCCGGTCGCCATCGCATCGTGCACCATGCCGCGCGCGCGTAAAATCAATTTCTTGGCGTACTCGTACTCTTGCTGGTACGTTACGTTCGTAATCTTGGCGATGCCCTGCTCGATCGCTTTCATCGCGACGGCGGCGGCTTCGCGTGGGAACACATCTACGTCGTCCATCGTCGGCATGATGTAATCCGCCGAGAGACCTTTCTCCTCCGCCATCGTCGCCATCTCGACGGCGGCGGCAATGCACATCTCGTCGGTAATCGTCTTGGCGCGCACATCGAGCGTGCCGCGGAAAATGCCGGGGAAACCGAGCGAGTTGTTGACCTGGTTCGGAAAGTCGGAACGCCCGGTCGCGACGACAACTGCGCCGGCTTCCTTCGCGTCCCAGGGCCACATTTCGGGAATCGGATTCGCGCACGCAAAGACAATCGCGTCCTGCGCCATCGTCGCGATCCATTCTTTCTTGAGCACATCGGGACCTGGCGTCGAAAGCGCGATGCACACATCCGCGCCTTTGAGCGCATCGGCGATCCCGCCGGTGCGTCCTTCGGCGTTCGTGATGTTGCACAGTTTCCACTTGTCCACGAACTCGGCTTTGCGTTGTTCGATGTCGGTGCGCCCTTTGTGCAAGATGCCTTTTGTGTCCACCATCATGCACAGCGCGGGTGTCGCGCCGTACGAAAAGATCAAGCGGCTGATCGCGACGTTCGACGCGCCGCAACCGATGAACGCGATTTTCACTTCGTTGATTTTCTTGCCGACGACTTTGAGCGCGTTGATCAAACCGGCGAGTGTTACCGTCGCGGTGCCTTGTTGATCGTCGTGCCAGATCGGAATCTCGCATTGTTCGCGCAGCGTGTCGAGGATGCGAAAGCATTTCGGTTGCGATAGGTCTTCGAGGTTGACGCCGCCGAGCGAAGGTTGCAACAATTTAACCGTGTTGATAATCACATCGGGGTCTTTGCTGTCAATCATCAACGCCACGCCGTCCACCCCACCCAGGTACTTGTAGAGGAGCGCCTTGCCCTCCATCACCGGCAAACCGGCTTTGGGACCGATGTCGCCGAGACCCAGAACGCGCGTACCGTCGCTAATCACCGCGACGGTGTTCCACTTGTTCGTGTGTTGATACACCAATTCGGGATCGGCTTGAATCGCCCTGCATGGCGCGGCAACGCCCGGCGTGTACCAGATCGCGAAATCGTTGAAATCACGAACGCAACATTTCAGCATCGTTTCGACTTTGCCGCGATAGAATGGATGCAGTTCCATCGCGTCTGCCGCCGGCTTTTTCGCCTTGGCGAGCAGTTCTTCTTTGGTGACTGGCTTTGTCATTGAAACCACTCTCCTTTGAGGTTGGAAGTTAGAGGTTGGATGTTGGAGATTAGAGGTTGGAAATTGGAAGTTGGAAGTCGGATAGGCGAACTGAATTCGATCTTCTAACTTCCATCTTCTAACTTCGAAATTCCAACTTCCATCTTCTAACTTCCAATTTCCAATCTCTAGACGTTGAGATATGCGTCAGCGTAAATAACCTTGTTCAACAGAACTTGGATCGTCTTCCAGATTGCGACCTGGTCTAGGTCTTGCATGTCCACGTCATCCGGCGTCACTTCTTCACCCGCCGCCGTACGATCAAAGAGCGTGACGAGCAACTTGCCGACCGGCGTCGAACCATCGCGCGCTTCGACGATGCGGATGAATTCTTTGAGATGGTGATCGAGCGGATCGGCAATCGCCATGTCGAGACCGACCGCCATCAACATCACCATGTACGTGCGATTGAGGAGCGGGCGCAATTCGTTCGGCACCTGGTTCGACACATTCGACAAACCGGCATTCGTCTTGACCGGCAAACCGGATTGTTTGAGAATCCGCACCGCTTCGACGCACTGCGGGACGAAC from Chloroflexota bacterium encodes:
- a CDS encoding bifunctional 5,10-methylene-tetrahydrofolate dehydrogenase/5,10-methylene-tetrahydrofolate cyclohydrolase (catalyzes the formation of 5,10-methenyltetrahydrofolate from 5,10-methylenetetrahydrofolate and subsequent formation of 10-formyltetrahydrofolate from 5,10-methenyltetrahydrofolate), giving the protein MTAQIIDGKAVAAAVRNEVKEQVAQLRAQGLVPGLATVLVGARPDSVSYVTSKRQACAELGIESYHNELPENITQDELLALVNQLSADPKVHGILVQLPLPKHINEEIILSAVNIDKDVDGFHPINVGKLGMKNREPLFAPCTPAGVIELLDRIGAKISGSRAVVLGRSNIVGLPASLLLLGRDATVTICHSRTKDIAAVVREADIVVAAIGKPKFVTADMVKPGAYVIDVGVNGIPVLNPDGTPAISEKTGKPKQKLVGDVDFDAVKEIAAAITPVPGGVGPMTIAMLMKNTLRGAKHAFGLM
- a CDS encoding methylenetetrahydrofolate reductase C-terminal domain-containing protein, whose translation is MKWYEFGPIAWAREYINTHPRFENFLSQVMLPPEAVIKKTLFGCQSCGQCLLHENGYTCPMRCPKTSRNGPCGGVRANGHCEVYPERWCVWYRAYYRSKTAPMPKAWREDMYKNHEPVNWELINTSSFLNVFTGRDHGVKSHPPTVKKTAPAKPEEKKAAPPSPAAKA
- a CDS encoding NAD(P)/FAD-dependent oxidoreductase, with product MYDLIILGGGPAGLTAAVYALHKRIETLVISEDLGGKTAYRLQLKGLEGHEIISGLEVVEKFKRQLEYLQFAHKADRATKVVPKGNGYSVIAQGSTYEARAVIVATGARPRRLDVPGEKRLMGRGLSYSAISHAQVLIEKQAALYGSSERAIHSAAELAEVAKAVHVILPDKGASDLALGKKLRANPKVKFYDDAQLKEVRGDEFVESVVIAQQGASQEVKVDGLFIEMGLTPNSEVVADFGIVDAEGRIAVNNKCATTKPGVFAAGDVTDVYIEQVLIAIGEGAKAALSAYEYLLNQ
- a CDS encoding NADP-dependent malic enzyme; amino-acid sequence: MTKPVTKEELLAKAKKPAADAMELHPFYRGKVETMLKCCVRDFNDFAIWYTPGVAAPCRAIQADPELVYQHTNKWNTVAVISDGTRVLGLGDIGPKAGLPVMEGKALLYKYLGGVDGVALMIDSKDPDVIINTVKLLQPSLGGVNLEDLSQPKCFRILDTLREQCEIPIWHDDQQGTATVTLAGLINALKVVGKKINEVKIAFIGCGASNVAISRLIFSYGATPALCMMVDTKGILHKGRTDIEQRKAEFVDKWKLCNITNAEGRTGGIADALKGADVCIALSTPGPDVLKKEWIATMAQDAIVFACANPIPEMWPWDAKEAGAVVVATGRSDFPNQVNNSLGFPGIFRGTLDVRAKTITDEMCIAAAVEMATMAEEKGLSADYIMPTMDDVDVFPREAAAVAMKAIEQGIAKITNVTYQQEYEYAKKLILRARGMVHDAMATGYIELPKGSQAPKPSKKIVAVMKKATAAKPPAKKSAKKKPARKVKKGAR